GGTTAGTCAGAACCGGTGTTGCCTATCAGGTGGGCGATTGGTTGGTGAAAGTCGCCGGTCACAGTGAAACCAAAATGTTGGCGCTGTTAATGGTAACGGTTGCCGGATTGGGCGCTTTTATGAGTTCAACTGGCGTGGTGGCGATCTTTATCCCTGTGGTACTGAGTGTTGCCAGCCGGATGAAAATTTCGCCGGGGCGTTTAATGATGCCGCTGAGTTTTGCTGGTTTGATAAGTGGCATGATGACGTTGGTGGCAACACCGCCAAATATGGTGGTAAACAGTGAGTTACTGCGCGAAGGCATCAAAGGGTTTGGCTTCTTTGGTGTGACTCCGATTGGTATCATCATTTTGCTAATGGGTGTTGGTTACATGCTAGTGGCCCGGCGCTGGTTGGGAGGGAAGCCGGAAAGCTCAGAGAAAGAGCAGCAATGGAAACGCCGTACTTTCCGAGACCTTATTCGCGATTATAAACTGAATGGCCGTGCGCGCCGTTTGGCTATCCGCCATGATTCTCCTTTGATTGGCCGTTCTCTTGACGAGCTGCATCTGCGTGCCCGTTATGGGGCAAATGTGGTGGGGATTGAACGCTGGAAGCGTTTTCGGCGTGTGATGGTGAGCGCCACCGGTTCATCCGAATTGCACGAGAACGATGTCTTACTGATTGATATGTCAGATTGCGACATAGACTTACGTGAATTTTGTACCGAGCAGATGCTGGAACCGATGGTACTGCGCGGTGAATACTTCTCCGAGCAGGCGCGCAACGTCGGAATGGCTGAGGTTTCGCTCATTCCTGATTCCGCTCTATTGGGAAAGAGTCTACGTGAGGTCACCTTCCGTACCCGCTATGGTTTAAATGTGGTGGGTATCCGCCGCAATGGTAAGACTTTGGAAGGCAAACTGGTTGATGACAAATTACAGTTTGGCGACATCTTACTGGTGATCGGTGATTGGAAACTGATTCGCCAGTTGCAGTTAAAGACCCGTGATTTCATTGTACTGAACCTGCCGGCTGAAGTGGATGAAGTGGCACCGGCCATTTCGCAAGCCCCCCACGCATTGTTCTGTCTGGCGTTGATGGTTGCCATGATGATGACCGACGAGGTGCCGAATGTGATTGCAGCGCTGGTCGCCTGTTTACTGATGGGGCAGTTCCGATGTATTGATATGGAAAGTGCTTATCGTTCAATCCATTGGCCGAGCTTGATTTTGATCATCGGGATGATGCCCTTTGCGCAAGCATTGCAGAAAACCGGCGGGGTTGATTTGATTGTTCGTGGTTTGATGGATGTGGCCGGTGGGATGGGGCCGCGCGTCATGCTGCTATGTTTGTTTGTGTTGTGTGCCACGATCGGATTGTTTATTTCTAATACGGCAACGGCAGTTCTAATGGCACCGATTGCCATTGCTGCTGCGCGGGAGATGTCGGTCTCGCCATATCCCTTTGCGATGATTATTGGTATTGCAGCCTCAGCCGCTTTTATGACCCCCGTTTCGTCACCGGTGAACACCTTGGTATTAGGGCCTGGTGGCTATAAATTCGGTGATTTTGTCCGCATGGGGGTACCATTTACGATATTAGTCATGATTGTTAGTGTGATGGTGGTGCCGGTGCTGTTTCCATTCTGATTGGGATGCTATGGGGTAAGAGTTGTGTTTAGTTTGGTTGATATGAGATTGGTGCTCACCTTGCCCCTTGGTGCCTCAACCGCCAAAGGGGTCACAAGCGCGTGACCCCTAAAACGGGCGTCCTGTCCGTTTTCCTTGCCTATACTCTTCGCTCGGCAGCTCAAATATGCTTTTGAAAATTAACTTCAACTTCAACTTCAACTTCAACTTCAACTTTAATCCAGTGAGTCGAGGCTGATTTCATCCAGTGACAGGCTAAAGCTGGGCACAAACACCGCCATAAAGTAATCCATTTCCGGGCTTTGGCGCATCGCGAGGGTTTTCTCCAACCGCGCTTTGGCTTGAATAAACTCGTTATTACCGGCCGATAACTCTTCCAGACATTTTAGATAAGCACACAGGGCATCGGCTTGTTTAACCAGCGCTTTCTCTTCTTCGCTGTAATAGTGCTCGTCCAGCAGACAGCGGAAATCATGCTGTAACTCCTTCGGCAGCATTTCGATCAGTTTTTGTTGGGCAACCTTTTCTATTTTTTTGTATTCGTGGGCGATTTGCGGGTTGTAATACTTGATGGGCGTCGGTAAATCCCCGGTAATCACTTCGCTGGCATCGTGGTACATCGCCAGCAGTGCAATGCGATCAGCATTAAGATTGCCGTTAAACTTACGGTTCTTAATGATAGCTAGCGCATGAGCGACAAATGCCACCTGCAAACTGTGTTCAGAGACATTCTCAGTGCGGACATTGCGCATCAGAGGCCAGCGGTTGATTAGTTTCAAACGGGATAGATGGGCGAAGAAATGACTCATAGTTTTCTCTCTATTCAATATATTAACCATAAGATGATGGAAACAATCTGCATACGAGGATAACATCAAATCGATTTGATCAATGAGATAATGAGTTAATTAAATATTCTCACAATGTCTCAATTTTGTTTATTAAACCCTCACTTTATCTTTGTGTTTCATCCTTGCCATTCATTCTATCTTATTAATTATAAAAGAAATTATTTAACATTGGCTCTATTGAGTCTGTGATGTGAACTCATTATTCTTTTTTTGTCCATTCTATGGATTATTAAATTTCAGTATATAAATTTTATTTAAATTATAAAGCTAAGGATAGTTATATGAAATTATTATTTATTCCTATGTCAATTTTATTATTCAGTGCGACAACACAAGCTCAGGAGGAGTTCTGTGTCGGGGGAAATTTGGGGCCGTTCAGTGAGGAGTTTTGCGCTACGCATAACGCCGCGAGGGATAAGCAGCAAGAGCAACGAAGAATAGAACGTTGCAATAAGCTGATTAAACAACAAGGTTCTGCAATATCTTGGAGCATTAATGATTCGGTGAGGGTTTTAATCGATCGTCAACAAAGGGAAGAACTCGGTTGTTTAAGATAATCACTGCATAAATAAAACAGGGCTTGCTATACAAGCCCTGATTAATTACTGGTGGTAGGTCTCCAAAAACCGCCCCAGTTTCCTAACTGCCATCTCCAGCTCATCCACGCGCGGTAATGTTACAATCCGCACATGATCAGGGTATGGCCAGTTAAAGGCGCTGCCTTGAACCAACAGCACTTTTTCCTGCAATAGCAGATCCAATACCAGTTTCTGATCATCTTTCAGGTTAAACCGCTTCTGATCAATGCGCGGAAACATATACAGCGCACCTTGAGGTTTCACGCAAGAAACCCCCGGTATTTGGTTGATTAGCTCCCAGGCACGGTCACGTTGTTCGTACAAGCGCCCACCCGGCTGAATAAACTCGCTGATGCTCTGATAGCCACCGAGTGCCGTCTGAATGGCATGCTGCATCGGTACGTTGGCGCACAGACGCATTGATGCCAGCATTTCTAAACCTTCAATATAACCTTTAGCGTGCTTTTTCGGGCCATTCAGCACCATCCAGCCCTGACGGAAACCAGCAACACGGTAAGTCTTGGACAAACCATTGAAGGTTACAGTTAACAAATCAGGTGCCAAAGCAGCAATAGAATGATGCTGAGCTTCGTCATATAAAATCTTATCGTAGATCTCATCGGCGAAAATGATCAGATCATTTTGACGGGCGATTTCAACAATCTCCAGCAACAACTCTTTGCTGTATACCGCGCCGGTTGGGTTATTCGGGTTAATAATCACAATACCACGAGTACGCGGCGTGATTTTACTGCGGATATCGTCTAAATCAGGGAACCAGCCCGATTCTTCATCACACATGTAATGTACGGCGGTACCGCTTGAAAGCGAAACTGCCGCCGTCCATAACGGATAATCTGGTGCAGGTACCAGCATTTCATCGCCCTGGTTCAGCAATGCCTGCATGGATTGCACGATCAGCTCAGAGACACCGTTCCCAATGTAAATATCCTCCACTGTCAGGTCACGCATATCCCGTGCCTGATAGTGCTGCATAATGGCTTTGCGCGCCGAAAACAGGCCTTTGGAATCGCAATAGCCCTGTGCAGTCGGCAAATTACGGATCACATCCACCAGAATTTCATCGGGTGCATCGAAACCAAATGGGGCTGGGTTGCCGATATTCAGTTTCAGAACCTTGTTACCTTCTTCTTCAAGACGCTTAGCTTCTTTTAGCACTGGTCCACGAATGTCGTAACAGACGTTGTCCAGTTTGCTGGATTTCTCAATGGGGGACATAAAAATTGAGCCTTTTGCTGGTAAAAGCGTGTCCTCAGCGTGGAACACTGCAAGGCCTCCAATGTACTCCGACGTCACTGGTTTTTGAAGTTCTATGCACGTCTTTAGTGCAAATGTCTGCTTTTATTTGAAACGGCAGCCAACCTGGCTGTTGCGGAATATAGTTTATGTTTTATGACTAAAAACTATGGTTATATGCTTTTGTTATGTAACTTTATGGTGTTTTATTCTGGTTAATTGAATGATATACAGCAGTTAACAACAAAGTGTATCTATAAGATGTCGTTGACTTTCCACCCCCAAATGGCGGGTTGATGCCGGTGATAATGAGACCTAATTATGCTGTATTTTAATGGTTGGGATCTCAATTCAACAATTTATATCATCATACATATTATTAAGATGTGAAAAGAGACAAAATTGTAGATAGGAAAACTATTAAGAATAATTAATGTTACACAGGCTAAATCTTAGCGGGTATCAATGTTATTAGTTGAATTTACTCAATTAGATAAAAAACATACGCAAAGATATATTGATGTTTTTTGATATTCTGAAAGAGGCTGGTACGGATTTTTTAATTAGAATGGCGTTACGGCACGATAAAAGACCTGAGGAAAAACAGGTTC
The sequence above is drawn from the Yersinia intermedia genome and encodes:
- a CDS encoding SLC13 family permease translates to MNSELLWVLTLLLIAIVLFTTNKLRMDVVALLVIIAFVMSGTLSLGEATSGFSDPNVILIAALFVIGEGLVRTGVAYQVGDWLVKVAGHSETKMLALLMVTVAGLGAFMSSTGVVAIFIPVVLSVASRMKISPGRLMMPLSFAGLISGMMTLVATPPNMVVNSELLREGIKGFGFFGVTPIGIIILLMGVGYMLVARRWLGGKPESSEKEQQWKRRTFRDLIRDYKLNGRARRLAIRHDSPLIGRSLDELHLRARYGANVVGIERWKRFRRVMVSATGSSELHENDVLLIDMSDCDIDLREFCTEQMLEPMVLRGEYFSEQARNVGMAEVSLIPDSALLGKSLREVTFRTRYGLNVVGIRRNGKTLEGKLVDDKLQFGDILLVIGDWKLIRQLQLKTRDFIVLNLPAEVDEVAPAISQAPHALFCLALMVAMMMTDEVPNVIAALVACLLMGQFRCIDMESAYRSIHWPSLILIIGMMPFAQALQKTGGVDLIVRGLMDVAGGMGPRVMLLCLFVLCATIGLFISNTATAVLMAPIAIAAAREMSVSPYPFAMIIGIAASAAFMTPVSSPVNTLVLGPGGYKFGDFVRMGVPFTILVMIVSVMVVPVLFPF
- the yfbR gene encoding 5'-deoxynucleotidase, with translation MSHFFAHLSRLKLINRWPLMRNVRTENVSEHSLQVAFVAHALAIIKNRKFNGNLNADRIALLAMYHDASEVITGDLPTPIKYYNPQIAHEYKKIEKVAQQKLIEMLPKELQHDFRCLLDEHYYSEEEKALVKQADALCAYLKCLEELSAGNNEFIQAKARLEKTLAMRQSPEMDYFMAVFVPSFSLSLDEISLDSLD
- a CDS encoding pyridoxal phosphate-dependent aminotransferase, which encodes MSPIEKSSKLDNVCYDIRGPVLKEAKRLEEEGNKVLKLNIGNPAPFGFDAPDEILVDVIRNLPTAQGYCDSKGLFSARKAIMQHYQARDMRDLTVEDIYIGNGVSELIVQSMQALLNQGDEMLVPAPDYPLWTAAVSLSSGTAVHYMCDEESGWFPDLDDIRSKITPRTRGIVIINPNNPTGAVYSKELLLEIVEIARQNDLIIFADEIYDKILYDEAQHHSIAALAPDLLTVTFNGLSKTYRVAGFRQGWMVLNGPKKHAKGYIEGLEMLASMRLCANVPMQHAIQTALGGYQSISEFIQPGGRLYEQRDRAWELINQIPGVSCVKPQGALYMFPRIDQKRFNLKDDQKLVLDLLLQEKVLLVQGSAFNWPYPDHVRIVTLPRVDELEMAVRKLGRFLETYHQ